Proteins encoded in a region of the Antedon mediterranea chromosome 2, ecAntMedi1.1, whole genome shotgun sequence genome:
- the LOC140040643 gene encoding 2',5'-phosphodiesterase 12-like, with protein MSGFLKRAVLSIIPRPVRLKFQRKTSPTESSCLSPVASVLPRPRPILNMERVNVRCVEEQDEAMSIAFVYEDMNLCLQRDKNEQLERSLNRIRSSILKKSKIIGKRSNKKLKQDQTQSGENHKDLLLVSLCNSFGKEVDLSSTNSEAWQFRSVLNVGSFKYSVHRNSPTVRNLSLPRCAVISCPVFPRVSFEFAEDAEYVWYRGCPADPSTIVKSTEEVEDDSQVLKKKRREDTSENSTNANEPSVSHWEKVSTEKVYVPSKMDDGFLLKLDCTPKSSSDIGVTAKCFLKNPVRSASTFPFEKRHSFTAKVTQPNSLRVVSYNILADLYADSDFARDVLFSYCPPDILHIDYREQLLLKEITGYNADLICLQETGKRLFENSLVPTLKSQGLEGLICYKHLQPEGEAIFYRTSKLRFIESHDIVLSEAFQADGQYDYLRKAVSNNEGMLKRITSRSSVVQVAVFEEIANPSRKICVANTHLYFHPRAGHVRLIQTAVITHHLEQLKKIYKEQNGCDNLAVIFCCDLNSTPGAGAFELVSTGSVAKYAADWYSSGKEEFCGGLAISHSLKLNRCYSSTKYTNYVSGFQGVLDYIFYDHQYLDVEQEVPLPEHADVIQHTALPSQVFPSDHLALVSDLKWKEQ; from the exons ATGTCTGGCTTTCTGAAACGGGCCGTATTATCTATTATTCCTAGGCCCGTCCGATTGAAGTTTCAGAGAAAAACATCGCCGACCGAGAGCAGCTGCCTGTCACCTGTCGCAAGTGTTCTTccaaggcctaggcctatcctaAACATGGAAAGAGTAAATGTTCGTTGTGTAGAAGAACAGGACGAAGCGATGAGTATAGCATTTGTTTATGAAGATATGAACTTGTGTTTACAACGTGATAAAAATGAACAATTAGAGAGATCTTTAAACAGAATTCGTTCATCAATTCTTAAAAAATCCAAAATTATCGGTAAACGATCAAACAAGAAGTTAAAACAAGATCAAACTCAGTCTGGAGAAAATCACAAAGATTTACTACTAGTTTCACTGTGCAATTCTTTTGGTAAAGAAGTGGATTTATCATCAACAAATAGTGAAGCTTGGCAGTTTAGATCGGTTCTGAATGTAGGATCTTTTAAATATTCTGTTCATCGAAATTCACCAACAGTTAGAAACTTGTCGTTACCACGTTGTGCAGTTATAAGCTGCCCCGTGTTTCCCAGGGTGTCGTTCGAGTTTGCAGAAGATGCAGAGTATGTATGGTACCGTGGTTGTCCTGCTGATCCCTCAACTATCGTAAAGTCAACTGAAGAAGTCGAAGATGATAGTCaagttttaaagaaaaaacgACGTGAAGATACATCTGAAAATAGTACTAATGCTAACGAACCTAGTGTAAGTCATTGGGAAAAAGTGAGCACTGAAAAAGTGTATGTACCTTCTAAAATGGATGATGGTTTTTTGCTAAAACTTGATTGTACCCCTAAATCTAGTTCCGATATTGGAGTAACTGCAAAATGTTTTCTTAAAAATCCTGTACGTTCAGCATCTACATTCCCATTTGAAAAGAGGCACAGCTTTACTGCTAAGGTTACACAACCAAACAG CTTAAGAGTTGTATCTTATAATATATTGGCGGACTTGTATGCTGATTCAGATTTTGCTAGAGATGTTCTCTTCTCATATTGCCCACCTGATATTCTCCACATTGATTATCGAGAACAGTTACTCTTGAAAGAAATTACAG GCTACAATGCTGATTTAATCTGTCTGCAGGAGACAGGCAAAAGGTTGTTTGAAAATTCACTAGTTCCAACATTGAAATCGCAGGGTTTGGAAGGCTTAATATGCTATAAGCATTTACAACCAGAAGGAGAAGCTATTTTTTATAGAACATCTAAACTAAG GTTTATAGAAAGTCATGATATCGTTCTTTCTGAAGCATTTCAAGCAGATGGCCAATATGATTATCTCCGGAAAGCTGTTTCAAATAATGAAGGAATGTTGAAGCGAATCACTTCCAGGTCCTCTGTAGTTCAg GTGGCAGTTTTTGAGGAGATAGCTAACCCCTCACGTAAGATATGCGTTGCCAACACTCATTTGTACTTTCACCCGCGTGCTGGCCATGTAAGACTCATTCAGACAGCTGTCATAACACATCACTTGGAACAGCTGAAGAAGATTTACAAAGAACAG AATGGCTGTGATAACCTGGCAGTGATATTCTGTTGCGATCTTAACAGCACACCAGGTGCAGGTGCATTTGAGTTGGTTTCAACAGGTAGTGTGGCTAAGTATGCAGCTGATTGGTATTCAA gtgGAAAAGAAGAATTTTGTGGCGGTTTGGCAATAAGCCATAGCTTAAAGCTGAACAGGTGTTACTCGTCGACAAAATACACAAACTATGTATCTGGATTCCAGGGTGTTCTTGACTACATCTTCTATGATCACCAGTATCTTGATGTTGAGCAAGAGGTGCCATTACCAGAACATGCTGATGTCATCCAGCATACAGCTTTACCAAGTCAGGTCTTCCCTTCTGACCATTTGGCATTAGTTAGTGACCTTAAGTGGAAAGAACAGTAA